GAATCGAGAGACTTGCaagtatgtttaaaaaaaaactttgcaaGAAAATGCTACaaaatcgtttcaaaaaatgcacaataTGCATCTCTCCCACGAAATTTCCTACcagttttcacaatttggGTTTGTTTCTTCGTTAATTTGCAATTCGGTATTTCTGTATCTCACTGCGTTCCGcatcaaaaaaatcactggAACATATAAACTAATGGTCTTAGTATTTGCTTCTGTTGGAATCGTTTTCTCAGCATGGGATTTGATTGCGCGACCATTTGCACACAGTTTCAATGCAGGATTCgtatatttcagcttgaactCTTTGATTCAAGAATATccatacttttttcaatttgcaatCCTACTATATGCCAGTTTTTATATAgtaattttggcaattattGCAGTGCAGTTCGCCTTTCGTTATTCAACTCTATATAAACCAAATATTGCCAAGAACTTTGGGGGATATGGAGTACATTCGGATGGATGAGCTAACAAAGCTTATATCAAAAGTTGGTTTTCTATCAACAACTATTCTAGGAATGTTGTTCGTCTGTTTAACAGTTTGTTTTGTGAAACGGGATTTTGGTTCTTATCGGAATTTATTGATTGTATTCTCATTTCTTGGTTTCTTATTCTCCGCATCTGAGTATATGATTCATCCGGTAAGCTGCATTGAGGGGACCTGATTTCCAACATCTATAAGTTCAGATGATTCACAGCTACAACTCTGGTTTCGTCTTCTTCACAGAACCCCACCTGTCGCTAGTTTCAAACGAAATCATGAAAATCGGATTGGTGTTCTTCTGTGGGATATACGGATCAACAATTTGTTTCATATCCGTTCAGTTTTTGTACAGATACTGGGCGCTTTTTGAGTAAGCCATGGCTTCCAAGTTCATTGACACCCGCCGACTTTTTCAGCGCTCCAAAGTTGATATGGTTCGAAGGTTGGATGATGTCGGCGTGGCTTATCTACAGCTTTGGAATAGGTGCCACATGGTCCATTGGAATTCATTATTTCTTGGAGAATGATAACTTCACGCTGAACTACTTTGAGAATGGGGTTTATGATCACTACGGATGGAAATTGTCGGCGATTCCAAGTTTTACATTCGTAATTTACACTGAGAGAGGAGCAATCCGCTGGAGGAACTTGGCATGTACAATTGAGATGACAATGATTATTGGACTTCAATACTCAATTATTTGCTTTTGTGGCAGAAAAATGAGCGTTGGCATgaaagagaaaatttcaatgctGTCGGAGACAAGTAAACGACTGCATACTCAGTTCTTCAAGGCGTTGATTCTCCAGGTTTGTCAATCTCcagctaaatttcaaaataatttttttgtttccagatCGTAGTCCCGACAATTCTCCTATTCTTCCCAATGATCATCATAATCTACCTGCCAGTTTTCAATCTCAAATTCAGTTTTCCCACCGGGATCCTGTTCAGCGCATTCGCAATCTACCCATCAATAGATATCGCCATAATTTTGTACATTGTCTCGGATTATCGAATTGCTATCAAGttacttttaaaatcaatCAAATCCGTGTTACTATCTTCAAGCTACTTTCCGCATGAACTTTCCCTCCCAACGTGCACTCCTCAAACTCCTCTCCCAAGAGGGACGGCACGCatctaatggggttattcaataATGCCGAGAAATGTCGTGAAATGCATTGAAACACATTGTGCGACATTTTGcgacattacttgaataaccccataagttACCGTAGTCCCTTTCTTAGAAtcggatttttaaataaactgttccagtctttgcaaaattttttcaaaagtattaaAATCCTTGTTAGTCTCTTCCACTACTCTAGTCGAAGAAcgatcaaaaatgttaaacaaactttttttttgagaatgagATCTTTGTCTAAAACTGCTGAGCTATATTTGAATTGTCTTCCTGAAGTATGTGTTGAACTTTCAATAAACAagacaacaatttttaaacacacacacatattTGAAATACCATATTACTATTTAATGATAGCCTAGCAGTTGTTCATTCATAAATTCGTCACTTTTGGCCAAGAAACATAGAATATCGGGCGATCACTGTTTTCAATAAGAAACTTGTGTTTAAAAGCAGGGTATATATTTAAACATTACCAGATCAAAAAGTTTAGTATTTGAATAAGTTGACATATTTTACATTTTGTTTAACCATGTTTGGTAAGGTATACCTCCCTTACATAAAATTCTCTATCTTCATGGGTAACGTGGGATTCTTCTCCAATGCATTCTTCGGCTTCATTCTGGTATTCCTGACATTGTGTCACATCAGTCGACAATTCGGATCATATAAGTACTTGCTCGTGAACTTCCAAGTGCTTGGATTCATTTTCGCCACATTCGAGTATCTTTTTCACACGGTGAGTTGCATATTTTTCGTGAGATGTGTCCGGGGAAAAGTGAAacgaaaatgcatttttattatttacatGTTATTTCTCaccccaaaattttgatagattATGGAACctgagaaaatcaaaacttcCGTAATAGGGCATCCGAAATACTCAGACCAAGAGTTACAGAAACTTGGTGAGTTTTCAGATTAGATTTCTAGATTGAAGATCAAACTCTCGCCAGCGCTAAAAAATTGACCACCCTAATgattatgtttttaaattgcagTTCCTGCACACCTACAATGCGAGTTTGATCTACTTTAGTTTCTCCCGCCCATTGggtctttcaaatttcacaatgGAATGGATGATGGGAATCTACACAGGACTATACTCTGCAACAATTTGCCAGCTGGCAATTCAATTCATTTATCGGTACTGGGCACTTTTTGATACTCCGAAGATCAAATATTTCCATGGATGGTACTACTTGATTTGGGTGTCCTATTACTCATTCTTCGGAGTCCTATGGGCATTTGCAGTTGGGCATTTCTTTGCGATGGATGACTTCGGAAGAGAATACCTTGGTGGGGAGATACTTCTTCGTTACGAGAGGAACATCACAGATATCCCTGTGCTTGGCCTGATTGCCTATGAAGGTAATAGCATCCGCTGGAGGAATGTCTATGGGCTCTCTCTAATGACATTGATCTCCACAATACAGTACTCCATCATATTGATTTGTGGGCAAATTATGTACGAAGGAATGCGTATTAAACTATCCCTTCTTTCTGCTCAGAGTCGACGTCTTCATAAGCAATTTTTCAGGGCTCTCGTGATTCAGGTTCGTCGGTTTTTGCTCTGTCAGAAAACCAGTATACGTGTTACAGATCACTGCGCCAACAATCATTCTGTTCTGTCCAGTCTTCTTCATGATCTACGCCCCATTTGCAGACTTGGAAATTAGTTTCCCATCGTGTATAATCCAGAGTGGCTTCACAGTGTATCCAGCTATTGATTCGATCATCATGATGAGCTGTGTTTCTGAGTATGGAAGGGCGCTGAAAAGTAAGAACTGTAACCTGATTGTGATAAAGTTGAAAGGTTCTAACTTTCTTACAGAAGTGTATAGGAATGCGAAGAAATTTTGTGCTGTGAAAATTCCGAAAGACGTCAGCAAAGATGTTGTTGGAGCAAACGTCATTACTACAAAGCTTTGAAGAAGTGATTTATTGTCTATGGTTATGTGAACATTTCTGATCTTTTTACGGGTTTACTTACATCAATAAACTAATTGAGGCAATTATACCGTGATTCGAGCGGGTGTGCGTTCTAAATAATAGAGTGCGCAAAATGTGATATACCCCGGACCTCTATCGATATCGGTTGCTAAAATACCATTAGCTCAAACCACCAACTTCCTGCTCTCGAATATACTTCCTTGCACTATCAccatcccccccccccctttatCAGATATTTTGGTTGTTTGttcgaaaaagtttaataATGAGGTTACATTTTCGAGCAGTCAAgtagaaaaaagtattattgTCTGAcggaaaacacttttttctaattagtaGATATCATGTGTTGTGcactattttcaaactatattTGGAAAGGATGTCTGTCACGACAACTGCCGGAAACCCTATCGCGGCGGCTGCCGTGAAGTCTATTAACAGCCTCCTCTGGTTTTTGTCGTTCTTTATTATAAAAAGGTTTTCTTTTATATACATCAAAATGGGCGGGAAATGGATTGGAATGGACTTAAAGTTGTGTGTGGATACATTCAATTAAAAGATAAGGGGATTGATAAaatgaaagtaaaaaaaatataaaatcttaTCCTCTTTGTTGCAGAGGATTAGACATTCCTAATAAAAGGaaagcaaacaaaaaacattcattTAGAACACTTGAGCATTGGGTGAACTATTGGGCTGAACCATTGGATTGAGTATTGACTTGAGCATTGAATTGAACCATTGAGCTGAACCATTGACTTGGGCATTGACTGAACCATTGACTTGAGCATTGACTTGAGCATTGACTGACTTGAACCATTGACTTGACTTGATTTTATCACCGATTACTACATCGGTGACCACACACCAGCTTTCTGCTCTCGAATATACTTCCTTGCACTATCACCATCCCCCCTTTATCAGATATTTTAGTTGTTTGTTCGAAAAAGTCTAATAATGAGGTTACATTTTCGAGCAGTcaagttgaaaaaagtattattgTCTGAcggaaaacacttttttctaattagtaGATATCATGTGTTGTGcactattttcaaactatattTGGAAAGGATGTCTGAACAAGGAAAGTCTTGTGAACGAACTAGGTGATCCATTTTGGCTTGTCCTGATTGGAGTCTTGTGACTCATAAAGCGGAttaatgttccaaaaatttacgAATCGTACCTCCTACATTCGAGTACCGCAGCAGAGACATCGATTCGAAAGGAACGTCAGTCAAAGTTCACAAACTTTGGCGAATTCTCGTCTTTCTCTTGCATTTTTGATCTCCACGAATCGCGGCTAATTGATCCAAGGGAGCTGAATCCGGCGTCCCACTGACCGGAATCGGTATCCTCAAAATTTAATCGAAGTAATATGAGACCGTATAATCGAATCTCGTTGCCAgaattcattttccaattaCGGGCGCTCCGGTATAAAATCCACAGAGACGAACGTTTGCGGTCCGAGGTGCATAGTgatgcttttttttaatatgaagtttttgacaattttggtCTTGAAGATCTCTGATACATCGGAACATTTTTATACAATCACGTCAGATACATGCTCACCTCAATGAGCCCATGATGTAATCAGTTTCTTTCTCTTTGTCTTGTGAAAACTTGGTctcttcgtcttcttttttagCATTTTGGAACATTATAGACAGTCAGAATGTCCTCCTCTTATTTCATTTTAGgcagtttgaaatttcccatGATCTTCCACACGAATCGCTGTGAAACATGTTCGTGACGTCAGACTAACCTTGTTCCAATGTTCCCTTAAAGTAAAGCCCAGAAGCTGATAAGATTTCTCTACTGAGAATAACCGTATCCTCAGACCCTACCCACCCACGTGACACTGTTGAAGAACCGGAAATAATTTGCATCTTAAGCTCCTCCCAACTTCAGACACAATGCTACATACCTTATTCTGTTCTTAGTTATAACAAAGAGAGATCTGTGAACCACATTTTCTCAGGGTGGGAAAACGAAAATGAAACAAGAAATATATTATAACATTTGtagttcttaatttttttccttttttcttacAACTTTTTCTCATACAACTTGATGTTATTCTttctaacttttgaaaattaattttcatggCTATTGGAGCTCATCTTGTTTTGCCTGCACCTCCAAGAATGTCATGAGTCAGTCATTACTTCATGTTTTGcataacttcaatttttaaaaatacaagcCTCTAGATTGCAACTTCAAACTTCCTgtgcccaattttttcaactaaattgTCTTGTTCCGATCTCATTGAAATAAACCCCAGTTCTTGTAGAAATTCTTCAGCCTTGGTGAATCATGTTCGGCACCGTCTACCTCCCTTACATcaaattctgcattttcatGGGGGATTTGGGGTTCTTTTCCAACGCCTTCTTTGGCTTCATTCTGGTGTACTTAACGTTGTTCTACATCAAACGGCAGTTCGGATCCTACAAGTACTTGCTCGTCAACTTTCAATTATTGGGCTTCATCTTCGCATCGTTTGAGTTCTTGTTTCACACGGTAAGGAAGATGTTTCCCCTCTTATAACTAGTGGAGTAAATTCCAGTCTAGATACTACGAAAGCTATCTGTGGATATATTGATATAATATCTAGAGTAGAGCTGACAAACATAacgcccaattttttttctgcgcTTCATTTTCATCAGATTTCGGAAAATTCagtataaatttcaaatgtataGAAAATGCACCGTAACCGTGCACCGGATAGTCTACTGTTACATaagttactgtagtggtactgtagataGTTCATCCCTAACCTACTTCATTTCCAGTTCCTGCACACCTACAACGCCAGCTTGATCTACTTTAGTCTTTCCCGCCCATTGGGACTATCAAACTTCTCAATGGAATGGATGATGGGAATCTACACAGGACTGTACTCTGCAACAATCTGTCAGCTGGCAATTCAATTCATTTATCGGTACTGGGCACTTTTTGATACTCCGAAGATCAAATATTTCCATGGATGGTACTACTTGATTTGGGTGTCCTATTACTCATTCTTCGGAGTCCTATGGGCATTTGCAGTTGGGCATTTCTTTGCGATGGATGACTTCGGAAGAGAATACCTTGGTGGGGAGATACTTCTTCGTTACGAGAGGAACATCACAGATATCCCTGTGCTTGGCCTGATTGCCTATGAAGGTAATAGCATCCGCTGGAGGAATGTCTATGGGCTCTCTCTAATGACATTGATCTCCACAATTCAATACTCGGTTATATTGATTTGTGGGCATCAAATGTATCATGGAATGCGCGCCAAACTCTCCGTCCTATCCGCCCAAAACCGTCGCCTTCATAAGCAATTCTTCAGAGCCCTCGTGATACAGGTTAGTTTCATGTGTTCTTTCACATAATCAGAAGTCGCGGTTTACAGATCACTGCGCCCACAATCATACTGTTCTGTCCAGTCTTCTTCATGATCTATGCTCCATTTGCAGACTTGGAAATGAGCTTCCCGTCTTGTATAATTCAGAGCGGCTTCACAGTATACCCAGCTCTCGATTCAATTATCATGATGAGCTGTGTTTCTGAGTATGGTAGAGCGTTGAAAAGTGAGTCTATCGGGGATCTCGTAACTGGGAAACTTCGGAGAAAAAATGCGTCAGTGGTGAATTCAGGAGTAGGCGACGAATCCGTTAGTtgaattctgtaaattttttcacaaaataaaaaagtaaccCGAAATAACCTTTCAAAAAACggtaaaataaataattctgaaaaaccgCGCTGCAGTATTGCAAAGCGAAGTTCCGCCTCTGCTTCTGGTAGCACAGTAATCCCCAAATaaatgcaataattttttttccagagctAATCTGGAACACTCGGCAAAAGTACACAGTAAGGTCTCCGGGGCCGGCGGCGGACGAAAGTAAAGAGACGGTCAAGACTGGGAGCAAGGCGATTACTACTAAACTTTGatgatttttctatattttcttccaaataataaaaaaggaggaattattattaatttaaacTAGCTCTTCTACATAATTCATCACAAAAGTAGCAGGGGAGAGGAAGGCACAAAAGTGGGAAGAAAAATGACCTAGAAgaacaaaatctgaaattttaagctaaccaaaaaaaagtgatatgaaataaaaattaggggGAAAACAAATCGACTATtcgtaaaacaaaaaaaaacaacgatttAATAAGATTCGGGATTTTTGAATCCAAATGTCTGCTTTTCCACcagctttctgaaaattccgtCGGGGATAGCGATAAGCTCGTCATAGCTTCCAGATTCTGCAACACTTCCTCTATCGACTACAACGATTTGATCGGCATGCTTGATTGTGGACAGTCtggaatttcggaaattgttaaaaatcgacatttttccgatgtttcttgttttcctcgaggagtacacacgatgtgcgtaaatcgacaagaTGTCGATTTACGACGCATCTTGTATActccaaaatgtttcaaaaaagtaatttttaaaatgccaaaaatcgaaaaatttagatttttttttgaattttttgctctaaaaactTTACCTGTGAGCAATAATCATAACAGTCTGTTTACTATTCGCGAGCAATTTGTTGAGAGCAATTCGAACGAGATATTCTGACGAGGCGTCGAGTGCCGATGTGGCTTCATCCATAATTAGAATATTCggcttctgaaattattttcagatttagtAGAGCTCTGGgaaaactttttctaaaatatttttctcacattGACAAGAGCACGGGCGATGGCAATTCTCTGCTTTTGTCCTCCACTTAGTGTTGATCCGTGCTCACCGACCTGGAAATCGAGGTttttagattgaaaattgaaatatttgtgaaaaatgaatacaCACCTTTGTGTCATATTTAATTGGGAATCGGCTGATAAACTCATCGGCGTTGGATTGATCGGCTGCTGAGACGATCTAAAAATAGAAATctaattaaaattgcaaattctgGAGTTTTTGGGATATTTTTGAGTATTCAATAGCGGATTTCAGGTTGGAATTGTATTGTattctttattttattatttttaaaaaattaattttttagaaagtaaattttcaaaaaattataacaatttaatttgttttgacaattctagaaatttcaataatatgaaaatttcgaaaaattcaagtaaTTTGACAATTAAAcgtttgaggtttttttttcgaaccggttttcaacattttttcaatatgtttcaaaaataaggtttttttctaaaaatggaattaaaaaaatgtttttaaaaacgggtttttaaaaattattttttggaccaaaactgtttttcaaaaactttcaatggAGGAAATAATacgattttttgtattgttggtaaaaataaaattcagaaaaaaaaatctccgaaaaaaaaacattttgaattgaagaatagttgttttttgtctgaaaaatgcgaaaaaaatgtttttcggaaattttattgcgggaaaaaatatttttattccaaaaaatagaatttcttcaaatactgaaaaattaaacaatggATTTTTCGGtcttttttggaccaaaaactgcttttcgaaaaagtttattggaggaaataattcttttttttttgttggtggttttccggtttttttgtcgaaatttattctccaaaattaacaaatatctccagaaaaaactaaaaaattttagaattatttcgtttattgattttttttggatttttttttcagataaaaattcgtttaaaaaaatcgaccACATTTTTTACTGATGAAAATTCAGTTGGAAAACTAGTGatatttctcgattttttgcattCCTTCCAAATCCCCGGTTTTTTTCGTACTCACTTCAGCGTCGGTAACGTTTTCAGGTTCAAGACTTCCATAAATAATATTCTCTTTGATAGTTGTCGAGAATAAAACCGGTTCTTGTCCAACTGTTCCAATATGACGACGCCAATATGATGGATCAATGTCCTTCAAATCGGTTCCGTCGACCAAAATTCGACCGCTCGTTGGATCGTAGAGTCtggaatttgaaagaaataatacatttttcaaaaaaaaaattacattttgggtttttacgtaaaaacttttggaaattaacaaaattttgctgaaataaaaaagcttGCAACGTCTCaaacaaatcggaaaatttttttttgctcattccCGTCGAAAAGAACGGCTTTCGttaatttttggttgtttttttttcgtaaattaaagctttttttaataagtttaatcacatttttcggaaatctaattgaatttttgaagaacaaaaaaaaaacgaaatttgttttttttttttgcttcaaaaactaccaaaaatggatttttgccacttattttgtcttaaaatggccggaaattttttttgttatatttttaagttttttgtgcaattccgtcggttttcaagaaatttaatttttaatttggattttttgttacgaaaaaaattttttttcgtaaattttgcCCTTTTTTATAATGTAAGggtaaattttgcaaaaaattcaaaaaagagtGCCGaaagttgaaacaaaaatttttcagcttttttctaaattttataatattttatcgCTAATTTCGGGTCATTTTAAGTATTTTTCCTCTTAAATATGGTTCTACCTAAGCAAAAGCGAGGCGATTGTCGATTTTCCTGATCCAGATGATCCCACGACTGCCGTGATTTTTCCAGCTGGCACATCAAATGAAATATTATGGAATAATGGGTCCCGGTCAGCATATCCGAATGCAACGTGCtcaaatctgagaaaaaaaaattacattttttatttcaaaagttatttcAGTATTGCGATACCTAATAGTATCCTTGACATTTCCAATTTGAACACCTCCTTCCAACGGAATTCTTGGCTCCCGATTTTTGAGCTCAAAGAGCCGGGAGCTGGCTCCGAGACCCTTCATCAATTCGAGATAGAATCCAGACATTGCTGACAGGCTACCAGCGCTGAGAACTGCGTAGAGACAGAATGAGGAAAGttctcctgaaaaaataaattaaattgcaaaatttttaaaattttttttagttttttggtgatttttttggataaaactTTTTGTGACAATGTGTCCATTTACGCAGCGTGTGTACTCCTCGTGGAGAAGAGGATTTCACAGATTTTCGGCGgaaattcatgaattttcaaccatttttgacatacataatttttgtattttttcctagtgtttcagggaaaaaaatctacaaaatttatACAGGAAACcagagaaatttaaattttgtgggATCCtggattttcagttttttttttcaaaattttatattttttcaaaaaaaaaatttctaaacaatttgcattttttcaaaaaaatttgcaatttcacacaaattttttggtaatttctctttttttttaaaaagactTTTATGGATAAATCCATGGTTTTCTtcggtattttttttctgaaaaaaatagaaaaacggaaattttccgACATCTTCGATCATAAATTCAGCGATTTTAACAGCaaattccttttaaaaaatcagaaaaaatgttcaaaaattgagcatttttgcataaaatttttcctcgaggagtacacgagctgcgtaaatcgacacacgaATAAATCTTTACCATATGTCAAAAGTCCCTGACTAATCAGATTGCTTCCGTAGAATAGAATTGATGAGAGCGCAAGATATCCAGTGAattggaactgaaaatttccaccatttttttttcaatatttttccaattttcaaaccgATCCAAACATGAATCCCTTGGCGAGTCCTTCCTTCTTCGAAATCTGccaaatttcattaattttgtcAGAATACGCGGCGAGTTCCTTCCTCTCGGCGACCAACATTCGGACGGTTCGAACGGAAGAAAGACGTTCAGTGGCGACCTGATTCGCTCCGGCGACAGCTTCTTGCATCATTAACGTGTATTTTCTCTGAAGCTTTCCGAAAACTGCAAAAGTTCCAACGATGACCGGTACGACGACAAAAATCACTTTGCACATTGCCAGGGAGGTGTAGACCtggaagaaaattcaattttattggaGAATTCAGggaaaaacgaataaaaaatcatttttatattcgaagtgtcgatttacgcagctcgtgtactccacgaggagaagttttttttgcaaaattttctacttaaaacttatttaaaatttagattgttaagggtttttttaatttcaataatttcagggttcttttcaattcttcaggagattttttttgaaaatttcaagttttccattgaaaaaatcgaataatttgtgctttctgattttttttttttgaaactgcagaaaatcagaaaaatttggaaaacaagtttcaaaatttcaattttatctcatttttgtgtatttttgaagaaattttcttaatttttgttaataatactgtttttttgttgataaatctAAACaggttttagattttttttttttcaatttgcaaaaaaatattgaaaattccggtatttttcaatttttaattatttttttttctgaaaaagttatctgaaaattagagtttAGAATCggatttaatatttaaaaaactttaaattcaaggttttaattttttcaaacataaaaaagtccaaaaattcagcattttcgctaaaaaaaacttcttcacgaggagtacacgagctacgtaaatcgacacgaggAGGGTTTTCaagacaatttttccaatttcaaagatttcgtGAAGCTCAATCGCACCATAAGACCTCCAGAACCGAAACAAGTGATCAATGCACGGGCTCCATCACTCAAATTCATCGAAACTGAATATCCAACGATAAGAGCATCAGTAGAAAGACGAGAAACAATTTCTCCGACtttatttttatcgaaaaatgccATATCTTGACGGAGAACACTGTTGAACACACTTTTGCGAAGATCATTGATCACAAGttgacctgaaaaaattttaattaaattttaaataattaaatttcagtttaaaagttttgccATACCCGCCGTGTGCATGCAGTAAATTCTGGCGGCAATAGCAATCGCGCCCAACATGAAAACTCCAGCTAGAGCAATTggattttctttgaaaaatcgagcCAATAGTAGGGCTTTATCGTTCGGATCCATTTTATCTTGCTTCGTCTCGTCCCACTCGTCGATTAATTTTCCGAGAACGCGAGGTGTGAAGAGGAAAATCGAACTACTAATGCCGAGAAATGAAATTCcgactgaaaaaatcgataaatttagGACTTTATTCAGATAATTCTCGAAACATACGCATAATTCGCCATTTATAAGGACCTGCGAGTGATAAAATCGCTTTCAAATCTTTCCAACTCGCATTTTTCAGCTTATACGATTCCCTTTTT
This is a stretch of genomic DNA from Caenorhabditis elegans chromosome V. It encodes these proteins:
- the str-5 gene encoding Seven TM Receptor (Partially confirmed by transcript evidence) yields the protein MEYIRMDELTKLISKVGFLSTTILGMLFVCLTVCFVKRDFGSYRNLLIVFSFLGFLFSASEYMIHPMIHSYNSGFVFFTEPHLSLVSNEIMKIGLVFFCGIYGSTICFISVQFLYRYWALFDAPKLIWFEGWMMSAWLIYSFGIGATWSIGIHYFLENDNFTLNYFENGVYDHYGWKLSAIPSFTFVIYTERGAIRWRNLACTIEMTMIIGLQYSIICFCGRKMSVGMKEKISMLSETSKRLHTQFFKALILQIVVPTILLFFPMIIIIYLPVFNLKFSFPTGILFSAFAIYPSIDIAIILYIVSDYRIAIKLLLKSIKSVLLSSSYFPHELSLPTCTPQTPLPRGTARI
- the str-8 gene encoding Seven TM Receptor (Predicted) produces the protein MGNVGFFSNAFFGFILVFLTLCHISRQFGSYKYLLVNFQVLGFIFATFEYLFHTFLHTYNASLIYFSFSRPLGLSNFTMEWMMGIYTGLYSATICQLAIQFIYRYWALFDTPKIKYFHGWYYLIWVSYYSFFGVLWAFAVGHFFAMDDFGREYLGGEILLRYERNITDIPVLGLIAYEGNSIRWRNVYGLSLMTLISTIQYSIILICGQIMYEGMRIKLSLLSAQSRRLHKQFFRALVIQITAPTIILFCPVFFMIYAPFADLEISFPSCIIQSGFTVYPAIDSIIMMSCVSEYGRALKKVYRNAKKFCAVKIPKDVSKDVVGANVITTKL
- the str-9 gene encoding Seven TM Receptor (Confirmed by transcript evidence), with the protein product MFGTVYLPYIKFCIFMGDLGFFSNAFFGFILVYLTLFYIKRQFGSYKYLLVNFQLLGFIFASFEFLFHTFLHTYNASLIYFSLSRPLGLSNFSMEWMMGIYTGLYSATICQLAIQFIYRYWALFDTPKIKYFHGWYYLIWVSYYSFFGVLWAFAVGHFFAMDDFGREYLGGEILLRYERNITDIPVLGLIAYEGNSIRWRNVYGLSLMTLISTIQYSVILICGHQMYHGMRAKLSVLSAQNRRLHKQFFRALVIQITAPTIILFCPVFFMIYAPFADLEMSFPSCIIQSGFTVYPALDSIIMMSCVSEYGRALKKLIWNTRQKYTVRSPGPAADESKETVKTGSKAITTKL
- the haf-3 gene encoding ABC transmembrane type-1 domain-containing protein (Confirmed by transcript evidence) — encoded protein: MSLLSHLSRLCCSKCSSIPSSSTRLFCFAPQVGRSTGFLKSTLIKSKQAFRNVSVVETKRESYKLKNASWKDLKAILSLAGPYKWRIMLGISFLGISSSIFLFTPRVLGKLIDEWDETKQDKMDPNDKALLLARFFKENPIALAGVFMLGAIAIAARIYCMHTAGQLVINDLRKSVFNSVLRQDMAFFDKNKVGEIVSRLSTDALIVGYSVSMNLSDGARALITCFGSGGLMVYTSLAMCKVIFVVVPVIVGTFAVFGKLQRKYTLMMQEAVAGANQVATERLSSVRTVRMLVAERKELAAYSDKINEIWQISKKEGLAKGFMFGSFQFTGYLALSSILFYGSNLISQGLLTYGELSSFCLYAVLSAGSLSAMSGFYLELMKGLGASSRLFELKNREPRIPLEGGVQIGNVKDTIRFEHVAFGYADRDPLFHNISFDVPAGKITAVVGSSGSGKSTIASLLLRLYDPTSGRILVDGTDLKDIDPSYWRRHIGTVGQEPVLFSTTIKENIIYGSLEPENVTDAEIVSAADQSNADEFISRFPIKYDTKVGEHGSTLSGGQKQRIAIARALVNKPNILIMDEATSALDASSEYLVRIALNKLLANSKQTVMIIAHRLSTIKHADQIVVVDRGSVAESGSYDELIAIPDGIFRKLVEKQTFGFKNPESY